One window of Mucilaginibacter inviolabilis genomic DNA carries:
- a CDS encoding trimeric intracellular cation channel family protein yields the protein MLHILYIIAIIAEAMTAALSAGRRNMDWVGVCIIAWVTALGGGTVRNILFNHYPMSWVEHPEYLLITAGAAILAAIIASLMTKLKRLFLYLDALGLVVFTIIGCQVAQQINLPPTIVMFSGMITGCAGGVLRDVLCNDIPLLFHKEIYASASIVTGAAYLGIEYLGGSSELAIVLACIIGLALRLLSIRYKWQMPKFVYNEEWH from the coding sequence ATGTTACATATATTATACATCATCGCCATTATTGCCGAAGCTATGACGGCTGCTTTATCAGCCGGGAGGCGTAATATGGATTGGGTGGGCGTTTGCATTATTGCCTGGGTTACTGCCCTGGGCGGTGGTACCGTACGTAATATTTTATTTAACCATTACCCCATGAGCTGGGTTGAGCACCCTGAATACCTGCTGATTACCGCTGGTGCGGCCATATTAGCGGCTATCATCGCTTCCTTAATGACCAAACTCAAAAGGCTCTTTTTATATCTTGATGCGCTGGGTTTGGTAGTATTTACCATTATAGGTTGCCAGGTAGCTCAACAAATAAACCTCCCGCCTACTATCGTGATGTTCAGCGGTATGATCACCGGCTGCGCGGGTGGTGTACTTCGGGACGTATTATGTAATGATATCCCGTTGTTGTTTCATAAAGAGATTTATGCCAGCGCTTCGATAGTTACCGGGGCGGCTTATTTAGGTATTGAATATTTGGGAGGAAGTTCGGAGCTTGCCATTGTACTGGCCTGTATTATTGGTTTGGCATTACGCTTATTATCCATCCGTTATAAATGGCAGATGCCCAAGTTTGTTTACAACGAAGAATGGCATTAA
- a CDS encoding RagB/SusD family nutrient uptake outer membrane protein produces the protein MKFNLKKYRTGLLALIVIASATSCKKYLDEPNKSNFTQQNYFTTQSQARAFVNGIYGNNLNGQNYGTYFFQNGDAYGEAPFITLELFAGHATSLGQSVNNNNVIFERTDPTNPGFETVWKSCYTAIAECNIALNRIPAISMDDATKKSMLGEVYFLRAFYYYHLVRLYGDVPLITAPVDLNSSLLYPSRTAKEQVYDLVVSDLLAAEQSGLPGTNGMLASMGAVHTLLSSVYLTMAGYPLQKTENYQKAADEAKQALPLYTLFTDYAYLHDNAHKNQGELIFQANYDATKNATNAITQLTVPFNLPVGVYGDHLGAMIPTDAFFASYEAGDKRTQEQQFYFSQYPSSDGKSTVIFGEHCLYKYFHVESSVSGTANSGKCDENWTLLRLPEAMLTYAEASNEVNGPTADAYAAVNQIRTRANLAPLAGLTKDQFRVAIWKERYHELAFEDKSYFDIQRTHQIYDVKNNVFGPATSTANEQGVTMKDQYYLWPIPQREISTNNKLTQNTGW, from the coding sequence ATGAAATTTAATTTAAAAAAATACAGGACTGGTTTACTGGCCCTGATCGTTATAGCAAGCGCTACCAGTTGCAAAAAATATCTTGATGAACCTAATAAAAGCAACTTTACTCAGCAAAACTATTTTACAACGCAGAGTCAGGCACGTGCATTTGTAAACGGTATTTACGGCAACAACCTGAATGGTCAAAACTATGGCACCTACTTTTTTCAGAATGGTGATGCTTATGGTGAAGCCCCATTTATTACGCTTGAACTGTTTGCTGGTCACGCCACATCATTAGGACAAAGTGTGAATAATAATAACGTAATATTTGAGCGTACAGATCCAACCAATCCCGGTTTTGAAACCGTATGGAAAAGCTGCTATACCGCCATTGCAGAGTGTAATATTGCATTGAACCGTATACCTGCTATCAGCATGGATGACGCTACAAAAAAATCAATGTTAGGCGAGGTGTACTTTTTAAGGGCATTCTATTATTATCACCTGGTAAGATTGTATGGTGATGTGCCTTTGATCACTGCTCCGGTTGATTTGAATAGCTCACTTTTATATCCATCGCGCACAGCAAAAGAGCAGGTGTATGATCTGGTAGTAAGTGATCTTTTGGCAGCCGAGCAATCTGGCCTTCCAGGTACTAATGGTATGTTAGCATCAATGGGTGCTGTTCATACATTGTTGTCAAGTGTATATTTAACTATGGCTGGTTATCCGCTGCAAAAAACTGAGAACTATCAGAAAGCCGCAGACGAGGCAAAACAAGCGCTGCCTTTATATACCCTGTTTACTGATTACGCCTATTTACATGATAACGCTCATAAAAACCAGGGTGAGTTGATATTTCAGGCCAATTATGATGCAACTAAAAATGCTACCAATGCTATTACCCAGTTAACCGTACCGTTTAACTTGCCGGTTGGTGTTTATGGCGACCACCTGGGTGCTATGATCCCTACGGATGCTTTCTTTGCCAGCTATGAGGCTGGTGATAAGCGTACACAAGAACAACAATTCTATTTTTCACAGTATCCATCTTCTGATGGTAAATCCACTGTTATTTTTGGAGAGCACTGCCTGTACAAATACTTCCATGTGGAAAGTTCTGTATCGGGTACTGCCAATAGCGGAAAATGTGATGAAAACTGGACACTTTTACGTTTGCCTGAAGCTATGCTGACCTATGCTGAGGCCTCAAACGAGGTGAATGGTCCAACTGCTGATGCTTATGCTGCGGTAAATCAGATCCGTACTCGTGCAAACCTGGCACCCTTGGCTGGTTTAACCAAAGATCAGTTCCGCGTGGCCATTTGGAAAGAGCGTTATCACGAGCTTGCTTTCGAGGATAAATCATATTTCGATATCCAGCGTACACACCAGATATATGATGTAAAAAACAATGTATTTGGTCCGGCAACATCTACCGCAAATGAGCAGGGTGTTACCATGAAGGATCAATATTATCTGTGGCCGATCCCGCAACGTGAGATCTCCACAAACAATAAATTAACCCAAAATACAGGTTGGTAA
- a CDS encoding TonB-dependent receptor — MNFNSKATPLAWPQLSKIILAMKLTAIIIIAALTNVSAKSYSQVVTLHQKNTTVEKVLKAIEKQTGYHFLYDKKDVSNAGGINVEVSNASLQEALDQCFKDQPLTYKIFQETIVVKKKDETAANTPAAFKVQGTVSDDKGPLPGVSVRIKGSSVGTITDVNGKYTLNAPDGNATLVFSFVGYNTQEVPVGNKSVLNVTLVENQKSLNEVVVVGYGTQKRVDLTGSVGSVGAKALQERPAINLEQELAGKIAGVNVSTNSGAPGGETKIRIRGYSSINAATDPLYVVDGVVWTAGGAALNPNDIETIDVLKDASSTAIYGTRGANGVILVTTKRGKKGGSVSYDAYGSVSVMAKELPVLNSQQWLSVEDQSYANIPKYDPVGWAAGKYVDDDPKKERTALIGKLFDQNLNPLYNVDWQKATTRTAYSQNHNVTFTGGSDNLTYGLFLNYADDEGIILNSYQKRYNARLTIDHQVKPWLKVGATINYNNSEQRTADDGTGGNNIPRMLIEMVPFIPIKYPDGSYGKRTDYPNLEGGDNPVAQANEIHNLYRKSIFSGNGYLNINLAPGLEFRSTLGVTTQSNYNPHYQTSLVGGATVDQSNSSASINEYNDTFWQWENHFTYSKVFNKVHSLNVVVGTERQSFNELSVGASTSGLSDNYFGFNNLGVGAVPGTPASNYYAWQIQSFFGRINYGYEDKYLLTLTGREDGSSRFGPSKKYGFFPSAALAWRVSQEDFLKDNKTISDLKLRFSYGLTGNSEIGQYRSQANLVSGSTVVGGTGTVIDTGSPGNPDLQWEKNSEFNFGVAFGLFNNRLNVDADAYYKKTKALLLNAPIPESSGYSSVFKNIGSLENKGIEVTINSVNVKTQDFTWNTTFNISFLKNKILHLGDANDDIFLAPTFLSQFNLLRVGQPASVFYGYKVLGTWSTAEAAEAAKYGKLPGDLKIQDTNGDGKITVADKQILGKSTPSGYGTFTNSFRYKAFDLGIELQFNYGNQIMNLTRHSGQDRTGQANSYATVLNAWTPDHQNTSIAQDRPAYVYYQTEIYSTKVESGNFIRGRNVTLGYNFPDNLVKKIKLSRLRVYAQGQNLFLITKYTGYDPETSTYNSSSNFTQGIQFYDYPKPRVYLLGVNASF, encoded by the coding sequence ATGAATTTTAATTCTAAGGCCACGCCTCTGGCATGGCCCCAATTATCCAAAATAATACTGGCTATGAAGCTAACGGCTATTATTATAATTGCAGCCCTTACCAATGTAAGTGCAAAAAGTTATAGTCAGGTAGTGACTTTGCATCAGAAGAACACTACTGTTGAAAAAGTACTGAAAGCAATTGAAAAACAAACTGGTTATCATTTTTTATATGATAAAAAGGATGTATCCAATGCAGGCGGAATAAATGTTGAAGTATCCAATGCTTCGCTTCAGGAAGCGCTTGATCAGTGTTTTAAAGATCAGCCCTTAACGTACAAGATTTTCCAGGAAACCATTGTAGTTAAAAAGAAAGATGAAACTGCTGCAAATACTCCGGCGGCATTTAAAGTACAAGGTACGGTAAGTGATGATAAAGGACCTCTTCCTGGTGTAAGTGTCAGGATTAAAGGCTCAAGTGTGGGTACAATTACTGATGTAAACGGTAAGTATACTTTAAATGCGCCAGATGGTAATGCAACCCTGGTATTTAGCTTTGTGGGTTACAACACGCAGGAAGTGCCTGTTGGTAACAAATCTGTGCTCAATGTAACACTTGTTGAGAATCAAAAAAGCCTTAACGAAGTTGTTGTGGTTGGCTACGGTACTCAAAAAAGGGTTGATCTTACCGGTTCAGTTGGTAGCGTTGGCGCAAAAGCTTTACAGGAGCGTCCGGCTATTAACTTAGAGCAGGAATTAGCTGGTAAAATTGCGGGTGTAAACGTATCTACCAACTCTGGCGCACCAGGTGGTGAAACCAAGATCCGTATCCGCGGCTACAGTTCTATCAATGCAGCAACAGATCCGCTGTATGTAGTGGATGGAGTGGTATGGACAGCCGGCGGCGCAGCGTTAAATCCTAACGATATTGAAACTATCGACGTTTTGAAGGATGCGTCATCAACAGCTATATATGGTACCCGCGGTGCCAATGGTGTAATCCTGGTAACTACTAAACGTGGTAAAAAGGGTGGTAGCGTAAGTTATGATGCTTATGGAAGCGTTAGTGTAATGGCTAAAGAACTACCTGTGCTTAACTCTCAGCAATGGTTATCGGTTGAAGATCAATCTTATGCCAATATCCCTAAATATGACCCCGTAGGTTGGGCAGCAGGAAAATATGTAGATGATGATCCAAAAAAAGAACGTACCGCGCTGATAGGTAAATTATTTGATCAGAATCTGAATCCGTTGTATAACGTAGATTGGCAAAAAGCTACCACGCGTACTGCTTATAGCCAAAACCACAATGTAACCTTTACAGGTGGTTCAGATAACCTTACTTATGGCTTATTTCTAAACTATGCCGATGATGAAGGTATTATCCTGAATAGCTATCAGAAACGTTATAACGCACGTTTAACTATTGACCACCAGGTAAAACCATGGTTAAAAGTGGGTGCTACCATTAACTACAATAACTCTGAGCAACGTACCGCAGATGACGGTACAGGTGGTAATAATATTCCACGTATGTTGATTGAAATGGTGCCATTTATTCCAATCAAATATCCTGATGGTTCATATGGTAAAAGAACCGATTATCCGAATCTGGAAGGTGGCGATAACCCAGTTGCGCAAGCCAATGAAATTCACAATCTGTATCGCAAAAGCATATTTAGCGGTAACGGTTATTTGAATATAAATCTGGCTCCGGGATTAGAATTCCGCAGTACTTTAGGTGTTACTACTCAATCCAATTATAACCCGCATTATCAAACCAGTTTAGTTGGCGGTGCTACAGTTGACCAAAGCAACAGTTCGGCTTCTATTAATGAGTATAATGATACCTTCTGGCAGTGGGAAAACCACTTTACCTATAGCAAAGTGTTCAATAAAGTGCACTCATTGAACGTAGTTGTAGGTACAGAACGCCAAAGCTTTAATGAGCTGAGTGTAGGAGCCTCTACATCCGGCCTGTCTGATAACTACTTTGGATTCAATAACCTGGGTGTAGGTGCGGTTCCCGGAACACCTGCTTCAAATTATTATGCATGGCAGATACAGTCGTTCTTCGGACGTATCAATTATGGTTATGAAGATAAATATCTGTTAACCTTAACAGGTCGCGAAGATGGTTCTTCCCGTTTTGGTCCTTCAAAAAAATATGGTTTCTTTCCGTCAGCAGCTTTGGCCTGGCGTGTATCCCAGGAAGATTTCCTGAAGGATAACAAAACCATTTCCGATCTGAAACTGAGATTTAGCTATGGTTTAACAGGTAACTCTGAAATTGGTCAATACCGCTCTCAGGCTAACCTCGTATCCGGAAGCACGGTGGTAGGCGGGACAGGAACTGTAATTGATACAGGCAGCCCGGGTAACCCTGATCTTCAGTGGGAAAAAAATAGCGAGTTTAACTTTGGTGTTGCTTTCGGCTTGTTCAATAACCGGTTGAACGTTGATGCGGATGCTTATTACAAAAAGACCAAGGCGCTATTATTAAACGCACCAATTCCTGAAAGCAGTGGTTACAGCAGCGTGTTTAAAAACATCGGTAGCCTTGAAAACAAAGGTATTGAGGTAACCATTAACTCTGTTAACGTTAAAACACAGGATTTCACCTGGAATACCACTTTTAACATCTCGTTCCTGAAAAATAAAATTCTGCACTTAGGTGATGCTAATGATGATATCTTCCTGGCACCTACTTTCCTTTCGCAATTTAACCTTTTACGTGTTGGGCAACCTGCCAGCGTATTTTATGGCTACAAAGTGTTAGGTACATGGAGTACAGCCGAAGCTGCCGAAGCTGCTAAATATGGCAAATTACCTGGTGACCTTAAAATACAGGATACCAATGGCGATGGAAAAATTACTGTAGCTGATAAGCAAATTTTGGGTAAATCAACCCCATCTGGTTACGGAACATTTACCAACAGCTTCCGTTACAAAGCGTTTGATCTGGGTATTGAGCTACAGTTTAACTATGGCAACCAGATCATGAACTTAACACGTCACTCTGGCCAGGATCGTACCGGCCAGGCCAATAGCTATGCCACTGTATTGAATGCCTGGACTCCAGATCATCAAAATACCAGTATAGCACAGGATCGTCCTGCTTATGTTTATTATCAAACAGAAATATACTCAACCAAGGTAGAGAGCGGTAACTTCATCCGTGGCCGTAACGTAACGTTGGGCTATAATTTCCCTGATAACCTGGTTAAGAAAATTAAACTAAGCAGGTTAAGAGTGTATGCACAAGGCCAAAACTTGTTCCTGATCACCAAGTACACCGGGTATGATCCTGAAACTTCCACCTACAACAGTAGCAGTAACTTTACCCAGGGTATCCAGTTTTACGATTATCCAAAACCAAGAGTATATCTTCTGGGTGTAAATGCAAGTTTTTAA
- a CDS encoding FecR family protein, with the protein MSALNARLRYLFNSYYNQTATEQERDELFQIINASSNDVELTALIQQAWNDLEVNELLFDPSKSMDMLNNILKNGNQDNIHIIKPPDNYRLWLRLGTAAALMIFLGFGAYVLINKKRQPDTKKNIAKTQPRHDVLPGGNRALLTLANGKTIYLDNAQNGVLAKEGNTQINKTHDGQLVYEGGKDGAATGAIPMNTIATPRGGQYQLVLNDGSKVWLNSASSLSFPAVFTGKTREVEITGEAYFEVAKNAAMPFRVKTNHTVIEVLGTHFNTMAYNDEAVMKTTLLEGSVKISNNNYTSILKPGQQASLNQNGEIRVVNDADADESIAWKDGLFQFTGASIQSIMRQAARWYDVEVTYEGKIPEREFTGRISRNVKASELLGMLKYEGVNFKIEDKHITIMQ; encoded by the coding sequence ATGAGTGCATTGAATGCCAGATTACGTTATCTTTTTAACAGCTACTATAACCAAACCGCTACAGAACAGGAGCGGGATGAACTGTTTCAAATTATTAATGCCTCATCCAATGATGTTGAACTGACAGCACTTATTCAGCAGGCGTGGAATGACCTCGAAGTAAATGAGCTACTTTTTGACCCCTCAAAAAGCATGGATATGTTAAACAATATCCTGAAAAACGGAAACCAGGATAATATTCATATTATTAAGCCTCCGGATAATTACAGATTATGGCTACGGTTGGGTACAGCCGCCGCATTAATGATCTTTTTAGGCTTTGGCGCCTATGTACTGATCAACAAGAAAAGACAGCCTGATACAAAAAAAAACATAGCGAAAACGCAACCCAGGCATGATGTGTTGCCAGGAGGGAACAGGGCGCTATTAACGCTTGCAAATGGTAAAACGATTTATCTTGATAATGCACAAAACGGTGTTTTAGCCAAAGAAGGAAATACGCAAATTAATAAAACCCACGACGGGCAGTTAGTTTATGAAGGTGGCAAAGATGGGGCTGCTACCGGGGCAATACCCATGAATACCATCGCGACGCCAAGAGGAGGGCAATATCAATTAGTATTGAACGACGGGAGCAAAGTTTGGTTAAACTCAGCATCGTCATTAAGCTTTCCGGCTGTGTTTACAGGTAAAACCAGGGAAGTTGAAATTACCGGAGAGGCTTATTTTGAAGTGGCGAAAAATGCAGCCATGCCTTTCAGGGTGAAAACTAACCATACCGTTATTGAAGTATTGGGAACCCATTTTAATACCATGGCTTATAACGATGAGGCGGTAATGAAAACTACGCTTCTTGAAGGATCTGTTAAAATAAGTAATAACAACTACACCAGTATTTTAAAACCTGGCCAGCAGGCATCTTTAAACCAGAACGGTGAGATCCGCGTGGTTAATGATGCCGATGCTGATGAATCGATTGCGTGGAAAGACGGACTGTTTCAGTTTACCGGTGCCAGCATCCAATCGATCATGAGACAGGCTGCCCGCTGGTATGATGTGGAGGTAACTTATGAAGGTAAAATCCCTGAGAGAGAGTTTACCGGGCGTATATCCCGTAATGTAAAAGCCTCTGAACTTTTGGGAATGCTTAAATATGAAGGGGTTAATTTTAAAATAGAAGATAAGCACATTACTATAATGCAATAA
- a CDS encoding sigma-70 family RNA polymerase sigma factor: MFEIAHADERELLMQVASGDEHAFRQLFMMYHQQLGEHMLRITNSIELAEEIVQDVFLKIWFTRESLVRVDNFKAYLFVISKNHALNCLKKLAKERAVIKQMEEAGTGNLHAEIAGTDMYYNLLDEAIDQLPPQQQKVYLLSRHGRLKYAEIADQLELSRETVKKYLQIATLSITEYVHEHLEVIVLLLIALKSFFIFFRN; this comes from the coding sequence ATGTTTGAAATTGCTCATGCTGATGAGAGAGAGCTGTTGATGCAGGTAGCTTCGGGTGATGAACATGCCTTTCGCCAGTTGTTTATGATGTATCATCAGCAATTAGGGGAGCATATGCTACGCATAACAAACTCCATTGAACTAGCTGAAGAAATAGTGCAGGATGTTTTTTTGAAAATATGGTTCACTCGTGAATCATTGGTTCGCGTTGATAATTTTAAGGCTTACCTGTTTGTAATATCCAAAAACCACGCCTTAAACTGCCTGAAAAAACTGGCTAAGGAACGTGCAGTGATCAAACAAATGGAAGAAGCTGGTACCGGAAACCTTCATGCTGAAATAGCTGGTACAGATATGTACTATAATTTATTGGACGAAGCTATTGATCAATTACCTCCTCAGCAGCAAAAAGTGTATTTACTGAGCAGGCACGGTCGCTTGAAATACGCTGAAATAGCCGACCAACTGGAGTTATCGCGCGAAACTGTAAAAAAATATTTGCAGATAGCTACCCTGTCAATAACAGAGTATGTGCATGAGCATCTGGAAGTTATAGTGCTTTTGCTAATCGCTCTAAAAAGTTTTTTTATTTTTTTTAGAAATTAA
- a CDS encoding TMEM175 family protein produces the protein MAFGKSRIEAFSDGVIAIIITIMVLEMKVPHGESFASLKPLMPVLLSYVLSFIYVGIYWNNHHHMFHIVKSVNGAILWANLHLLFWLSLIPFVTGWVGENHFTQLPVACYGFILAMNGLAYTILEKALIRHNGKNSVIANVLGRDWKAKSSVIIYAAAIGLSWLSPVISFVLYGVVAALWFIPDKRIENKLTREAPENKE, from the coding sequence ATGGCATTTGGTAAATCGAGGATAGAGGCTTTTAGTGATGGTGTTATAGCCATTATCATCACTATTATGGTGCTGGAGATGAAAGTGCCTCATGGTGAAAGTTTTGCGTCGTTAAAACCGCTGATGCCTGTTTTGTTAAGTTATGTACTGAGTTTTATTTATGTGGGGATATACTGGAACAATCATCACCACATGTTCCATATCGTAAAATCGGTAAACGGGGCAATATTATGGGCCAATCTTCACCTGCTTTTTTGGTTGTCACTGATTCCTTTTGTAACCGGTTGGGTTGGCGAAAACCATTTTACCCAATTACCAGTAGCCTGCTACGGGTTTATATTGGCGATGAATGGCCTTGCATATACCATTCTGGAAAAAGCGCTGATCAGGCATAATGGTAAAAATTCTGTTATTGCTAATGTGTTAGGGCGCGATTGGAAAGCAAAAAGTTCTGTAATTATATATGCTGCGGCAATTGGTTTATCCTGGCTAAGTCCTGTAATTAGCTTTGTGTTATACGGTGTGGTTGCCGCCCTGTGGTTTATTCCTGACAAAAGGATTGAAAACAAATTAACCCGCGAAGCACCTGAAAATAAAGAATAA
- a CDS encoding glycoside hydrolase family 88 protein: MKSRILPVVFCAFLFSVFSLNLFAQNNFKPEKGLLSTIKKNFKDADNQYKFLARQIGPQEFPKTYHPDTKKQENSNSGWWCSGFYPGSLLYLYEQNHDQQLLTEANRILGVLSKEQFNTHTHDLGFMMYCSFGNANRIEPKPEYKQILINSAKSLSTRFNPTVGCIKSWDSKNPSDYLVIIDNMMNLELLFWATHETGDSSYYKIAVTHANTTMKNHFRPDYSSYHVINYDAQTGAVKEKKTAQGFANESAWARGQAWGLYGYTVMYRETKDKKYLEQAQNIARFILANPNLPADKIPYWDYNANNIPNALKDASAAAIEASALLELCRYSDNNMGQEYFTTAETILKTLSSPAYKAPAGTNGGFILEHSVGHLPGGTEVNVPLTYADYYFIEAMKRYQAFGVKN; encoded by the coding sequence ATGAAGTCCAGAATTCTACCTGTTGTTTTTTGTGCGTTTTTATTCTCCGTATTCAGCTTAAATCTGTTTGCCCAAAATAATTTTAAGCCGGAGAAAGGACTGTTATCAACCATCAAAAAAAACTTTAAGGATGCGGATAATCAATATAAATTTCTGGCTCGGCAGATAGGTCCGCAGGAATTTCCAAAAACATATCACCCTGATACCAAAAAACAGGAAAACAGCAATTCGGGCTGGTGGTGCAGCGGTTTTTATCCGGGTAGTTTATTGTATCTGTATGAGCAGAACCACGATCAGCAGTTACTGACCGAAGCTAACCGTATATTGGGTGTACTATCTAAGGAACAATTCAATACGCATACGCATGATCTGGGTTTTATGATGTACTGCAGCTTTGGTAATGCTAACCGGATTGAGCCTAAACCGGAGTATAAACAAATTTTAATCAACAGTGCTAAATCGTTATCAACCAGGTTTAACCCGACAGTGGGCTGTATCAAATCATGGGATTCTAAAAACCCGTCAGATTACCTGGTGATCATTGATAATATGATGAACCTGGAACTGCTGTTCTGGGCCACTCATGAAACCGGCGATTCCAGCTATTACAAAATAGCGGTTACCCATGCCAATACTACCATGAAAAATCATTTCAGACCCGATTACAGCTCCTATCACGTGATCAATTACGATGCCCAAACGGGGGCGGTCAAAGAAAAAAAGACAGCACAAGGCTTTGCTAACGAATCGGCATGGGCCAGGGGACAAGCGTGGGGTTTATATGGTTACACTGTGATGTATCGTGAAACCAAAGACAAAAAATACCTGGAACAGGCGCAAAACATTGCCCGGTTTATACTAGCAAATCCTAATCTGCCTGCTGATAAGATACCTTACTGGGATTATAATGCTAACAATATTCCCAATGCGCTTAAGGATGCTTCGGCTGCTGCAATAGAGGCTTCGGCTTTACTGGAGCTTTGCCGCTACTCGGATAACAATATGGGGCAGGAATATTTTACAACTGCCGAAACTATTTTGAAAACATTATCATCACCAGCTTATAAAGCACCAGCCGGAACAAATGGAGGTTTCATATTGGAGCATAGCGTAGGTCATTTGCCAGGAGGTACCGAGGTTAATGTGCCTCTGACTTATGCTGACTACTATTTTATTGAAGCGATGAAAAGATACCAGGCATTCGGCGTAAAAAATTAA
- a CDS encoding GNAT family N-acetyltransferase, translated as MGIIYKYLSPAELHRIAEIDRAEEIRESYYLHNDQLLLKPDRQTVTHFDQQELDEIILRQHKLISTNGRVIGAFDDNSLVGVASIDGVKRGIQHNYLKMDILYVSKRVRGQKVGQNLLEQCKTIAKGLGAEKLYISATPTRGTVDFYLKNGAILTKEIDPGLFALEPEDIHLELKIY; from the coding sequence ATGGGCATTATTTATAAATATCTCTCCCCCGCCGAACTGCACCGGATAGCCGAAATTGACCGCGCTGAAGAAATACGGGAAAGCTATTACCTGCATAACGATCAATTACTTTTAAAACCAGACCGGCAAACCGTTACCCATTTCGACCAGCAGGAACTCGACGAGATCATCTTGCGGCAACATAAACTAATCAGTACCAATGGACGGGTTATCGGGGCTTTTGATGACAACTCGCTTGTTGGTGTTGCCTCTATAGATGGTGTAAAAAGAGGCATCCAACATAATTATCTTAAAATGGATATCCTGTATGTGAGCAAGCGGGTACGCGGGCAAAAAGTAGGGCAAAATCTGTTGGAACAATGCAAAACTATTGCAAAGGGTCTCGGAGCCGAAAAACTATACATATCTGCCACACCAACCAGGGGCACCGTTGATTTTTATTTAAAGAACGGCGCCATCCTAACCAAAGAGATTGACCCGGGGTTGTTTGCCCTTGAACCAGAGGATATTCATTTGGAATTGAAGATATATTAA
- a CDS encoding NADAR family protein, translating into MKQNYHTQWLIEKYYNEEPVKFLFFWGHNKKPHEQVGKFCFSQWFELPFTVGGITYKTAEHWMMANKALLFGDQKNHDKILKANRPGEVKEFGRMVENFDEMIWRDQRYQIVVNGNIHKFNQHPEFAQYLINTGERVLVEASPVDTIWGVGLAQDNEQINNPNNWRGLNLLGFALMEVRDFLKEHGKDLIIDFVSKT; encoded by the coding sequence ATGAAACAAAACTATCATACACAGTGGCTTATTGAAAAATATTATAATGAGGAGCCTGTTAAATTTTTATTTTTCTGGGGACATAATAAGAAGCCACATGAGCAGGTGGGAAAATTTTGCTTTAGTCAATGGTTTGAGTTACCGTTCACGGTTGGTGGTATAACTTACAAAACGGCGGAGCATTGGATGATGGCCAATAAGGCACTTTTATTTGGGGATCAAAAGAATCATGATAAAATTCTCAAAGCCAATCGCCCAGGTGAAGTAAAAGAATTTGGCAGAATGGTTGAAAATTTTGATGAAATGATCTGGAGAGATCAAAGGTATCAAATAGTAGTTAACGGTAATATCCACAAATTTAACCAGCACCCTGAATTTGCCCAATATTTGATAAATACTGGTGAAAGAGTTTTAGTAGAAGCCAGCCCTGTAGATACCATTTGGGGAGTTGGCTTAGCACAGGATAATGAACAAATCAATAATCCTAATAATTGGCGAGGACTAAATTTATTGGGTTTTGCATTAATGGAAGTTAGGGATTTTTTGAAGGAACATGGCAAAGATCTGATCATTGACTTTGTGTCTAAGACTTAA